In a single window of the Rhodamnia argentea isolate NSW1041297 chromosome 2, ASM2092103v1, whole genome shotgun sequence genome:
- the LOC115739464 gene encoding uncharacterized protein LOC115739464, with translation MEVLVLSMLGLGMHPVMPLSFVHHIMTRLNARCWEPTHWEFLRRYERLLVAAVSCKRKKTEADSRQLPYLPSILGSSNLTHRLSPISLTDSLVVGVSGSLTASKV, from the exons ATGGAGGTCCTGGTGCTATCCATGCTTGGGTTGGGGATGCACCCGGTGATGCCACTGTCGTTCGTCCACCACATCATGACAAGGCTCAACGCTAGGTGTTGGGAGCCAACCCACTGGGAGTTCCTCCGCCGCTACGAGCGACTCCTCGTTGCTGCCGTCTCCtgtaagagaaagaaaacg GAAGCAGATTCCAGACAGCTGCCCTACCTTCCGTCCATTCTTGGCTCCTCCAATCTCACGCACCGCCTCTCCCCAATCTCCCTCACTGACTCGCTTGTCGTCGGGGTGTCTGGCTCGTTGACCGCATCGAAA